Proteins from one Rosa chinensis cultivar Old Blush chromosome 7, RchiOBHm-V2, whole genome shotgun sequence genomic window:
- the LOC112178177 gene encoding vinorine synthase: protein MISGDRRLKKSRFQTLIISENDRSRVSFSDELDSDMVELDSDMVESVRQWWVVLSDSGAAMAFCTRSTVRKLVNMEVTIVSRDTIKPAATSSSLHRHQKPYKLCIIDQLIPATYTPMVFFYPITDPNFNLQQTLANLKNSLSRTLTLYYPFSGRTQNNLYINDFDAGVPYLEAQVKCSMFEFLELKEIELLNRFIPLPPFRKETEDDHDLLPLIAFQVSVFACGGISIGVSLSHKIFDGVTADTFLKSWAAICRGDHDEKTMTTLHLNLSQASLTFPARDDLPQKYTAFVESLWFQEKNYVTRRFVFDAKAIATLRDRAKSELVPNPTRVETLTCFLWKHAISASRLVSTGNSQRASLVAHAVNLRRRLNPPMADNIIGNIIWFATALNNHTDEAETTQLCDLLKLLRMSFEGFDNDYLQTFCGEEGLGAFSKYFNQLLEVMHSLESPPEIYGFTSWTNILSEIDFGWGRPVWIGAGGSVGPAFRNFIVLVETQWGNGIEAWVTLDKKQMAIMEKDPQFLAFASPNPRISGI from the exons ATGATCTCCGGCGACAGGAGGTTGAAGAAGTCGCGGTTCCAGACCTTGATCATCAGCGAGAACGATAGGTCCAGGGTGAGCTTTTCTGACGAGTTGGACTCTGACATGGTTGAGTTGGACTCCGACATGGTTGAATCGGTCCGGCAGTGGTGGGTTGTGTTATCTGATTCTGGAGCCGCCATg GCATTTTGTACTCGATCTACAGTGAGAAAGCTGGTGAACATGGAGGTGACTATTGTTTCCAGAGATACCATCAAACCAGCAGCGACTTCCTCTTCACTTCATCGCCATCAAAAACCTTACAAACTTTGCATCATCGATCAACTCATTCCAGCAACTTATACCCCAATGGTTTTCTTCTACCCCATCACTGACCCCAATTTCAATCTCCAACAAACCCTAGCCAACTTGAAAAACTCACTCTCACGTACCCTCACTCTGTACTACCCATTTTCCGGGAGGACCCAAAACAACCTCTACATAAATGACTTTGATGCGGGTGTCCCCTACCTCGAGGCCCAAGTCAAATGTTCCATGTTCGAGTTTCTTGAGCTAAAAGAAATCGAGTTGCTCAACCGGTTCATTCCGTTGCCTCCATTTCGCAAGGAAACTGAAGATGATCATGATTTGCTACCCTTGATAGCATTTCAAGTCAGTGTTTTTGCTTGCGGTGGGATATCAATTGGGGTCTCTCTATCTCACAAGATCTTTGACGGGGTAACTGCAGATACTTTCCTCAAGTCTTGGGCTGCTATTTGTCGTGGGGATCATGATGAGAAAACCATGACAACACTACACCTTAATCTCTCCCAAGCGTCGTTAACTTTTCCGGCAAGAGATGATTTACCACAAAAATATACAGCTTTCGTGGAAAGCCTGTGGTTCCAGGAGAAAAACTATGTTACAAGGAGATTTGTGTTTGATGCTAAAGCCATAGCCACACTACGTGACCGAGCAAAGAGTGAGCTTGTGCCCAATCCAACACGTGTTGAGACACTGACTTGTTTTCTATGGAAACATGCAATATCTGCTTCTAGACTTGTTTCGACAG GTAATTCACAACGAGCATCCCTAGTAGCACATGCAGTGAACTTGAGGAGGCGACTGAATCCCCCAATGGCAGATAATATCATTGGAAATATAATTTGGTTTGCCACAGCACTCAACAACCATACCGATGAGGCAGAGACTACTCAGTTGTGTGATTTGTTGAAGTTGTTACGTATGTCTTTCGAAGGATTTGACAATGATTATTTGCAGACATTTTGCGGAGAAGAGGGACTTGGAGCCTTTTCTAAATACTTCAATCAGTTACTGGAAGTCATGCATTCCTTAGAGTCACCACCAGAAATTTATGGTTTCACTAGCTGGACTAACATTCTTAGTGAAATTGACTTTGGATGGGGAAGGCCAGTTTGGATTGGGGCCGGGGGAAGTGTCGGACCTGCCTTTAGGAACTTCATAGTGCTTGTTGAAACACAGTGGGGTAATGGCATTGAAGCATGGGTGACTTTGGATAAAAAGCAAATGGCTATAATGGAGAAAGATCCTCAGTTTTTAGCATTTGCTTCTCCAAACCCGCGTATTTCAGGCATATGA